From the Huiozyma naganishii CBS 8797 chromosome 2, complete genome genome, one window contains:
- the SEN1 gene encoding DNA/RNA helicase SEN1 (similar to Saccharomyces cerevisiae SEN1 (YLR430W); ancestral locus Anc_4.310) produces MTDVSALSGDLLEKANSYIPLIEEVYKGTNPSIVEAELLGDLLRLLAEVPLDFHLFCDPVLKHISIFCLTIFSFSEQNTVDWLKNRFDPILTQCDKCVLNFIRGKCKMLEHFAIQRHVPHEHVSRFNDIVCIWRIKAVSPTLRNIEVVNNSSVLITKEIEMGIFESLCNPHMLRLNKEFKACFDALFKYFYDEKNEFLNVTNPKSLNTFLAGVIYCWCEGSDEEIKWAGSFLKKLHKEKFTFTGKTLPPDILQEVYFHLLFLENPSNWNETVISQFWTRFFPILSLFDMSVFNEHFVTPKNIESLKQSIRYPIVSIFILWYNHLSKNYNDKPLDILLKVMRMFLEKMGPVFWQEIEPYTFHSILDNIFEKSTFATKLIKTQNEPLPHNDLDKLFTKGNIDDLLSWNLPFYHSLSTSKRIQMVKKVSIAFLRIIANFPDLKPLPKACLMNSSTALLSAVLTIKEEERSQLYYNEDFQTVLFTKTDSRTLMNNPMVQSMVIKSATNPSEVYPGLGNSATSIARSAMLVLTKCIDFDILLLCQRTYKLYMGKAISDYPLPLTLLENVVTKVDLRSFHDGPLLAKELLISLRNINGLLPVNIKSATVEKHNNTVITFIYFSTKLIEKFADILPQQMSTILCDKEASQGFWSCVFSSDSQLYQEATNMLYDTFDVEGRFEGIQALLHKSLNNQLDAINIVLSQLIKCEFYEPCPRAVRVLMDVISVFSDPVTGLISNYSTLKDESSDRTVAKFWSLIWSFLDTIYRCTLKWAAKYDYSELEKFTKDTLELTNSLVGSYREISDILHGSGFDLFKNIRKAFKNMLYWLRLSDEELLDSCVKLIISTVDLACEKNIKFDDEIIDAMVRYASKAKTYSNKLSDSQTSEILSKARLCDSALTDRVVKETEAYHKAKQMAKLQATESKKKQSDALENKADFLHRKATSSSLMSRPKSSQPKITAFGSMQPGEYVSLKTTKAAKPMSRMEQARRQLLNNRIVHPPSTSVFNSKPSVHPTERRNSSSDESEDDGDIETARELFASTKNKGKGIGILDINGQTIKKDTSAEQKRREEENMRRRLNVEINSLYDVILQWDYNRSDEYPTDKRGDSYADVKDAFRSVEEYRSIMKPLLLLECWQGLCSARDREDNRPFSIIVGNRTAVSDFYEVYASVSKQMIQDSSVSESDLIVLAYLPDVRTGEKLSSENFKRAQNTCLAKVRTIKHTKGNAVDLTLRIHRNHHFSKFLVLRSEIHAVKVMQMTTVEREYQTLEGLEYYDLVDQILLAKPPPAYSLSPEEIEVVKNNYKLNKSQAEAIVNTVIKDGFSLIQGPPGTGKTKTILGIIGYFLSTRRTAPSNVIKIPGEKATLSLEQQLKKQKILICAPSNAAVDEICLRLKSGVYDAHGKLFQPNLVRIGRSDVVNVAIKDLTLEELVERRLSQNSYEFTQNSELDRKFNNAVTKRRQLRDQLNAEDGSPVSKLSSEDITKLQLEIRELSKEINELGKQRDEIREKNSVNYRSRDLHRRNAQVQILANSNIICSTLSGSAHDVLATLGITFDTVIIDEACQCTELSAIIPLRYGGKRCIMVGDPNQLPPTVLSGAASNFKYNQSLFVRMEKNSQPYLLNVQYRMHPDISSFPSKEFYDGKLTDGPGMEEINKRPWHSCPPLSPYKFFDIAMGRQEQNLKSMSFTNAEEVRAALKLIDHLFKKFDNTVNFTGKIGIISPYREQMLRMRREFTRQFGGSITKYIDFNTIDGFQGQEKEIIIISCVRADDTKSSVGFLKDFRRMNVAFTRAKTSMWILGHQRSLVKNKLWRNLIEDARNRNMIEMIGPNFLFENPTNKTVVQSALRRFSAEETDSYDPMEVKETTRKRKLQSDAKPDVVTQKKEKGPEGEQSLEQKSKKLKKSKKEKRESSKTAKKSDTLNTATGTKKKSSIFGAPSLSDSLPKNLYINDEASKEKKKRERKAVKHITFSETPTSIPNVEEYKSLIPSKDLPKPTSSIYKSMKEDQETKRNLVTDHAPTKDNDDYIPTIGPSSIERANPAIRDVKKSSGTVGKTTKPTHESDNNVPNTAKPKTIPKTTDKDLASFSNENIITLPDNDEYIPKPAVVVQTDKKTNHQQSSENTEPLVTLTDHNSAPPSTLAAAAFKIQLGPQTVSLPTGPKQPHPQRNPAMGKPPGRRGPKANSSSMFIPKRKRPF; encoded by the coding sequence ATGACTGATGTTAGTGCATTGAGCGGGGACCTACTAGAAAAGGCAAATTCCTACATACCGCttattgaagaagtttACAAGGGGACTAATCCAAGTATAGTGGAGGCAGAATTACTCGGGGACTTGTTGAGGTTGTTAGCGGAGGTCCCGCTAGACTTCCATTTATTCTGTGATCCAGTGCTAAAACATATCTCTATATTTTGCCTGACCATATTCTCGTTCAGCGAGCAAAATACCGTTGATTGGCTGAAGAATAGATTCGATCCAATCCTAACCCAATGTGACAAGTGCGTTTTGAACTTTATAAGAGGTAAATGTAAAATGCTAGAGCATTTTGCAATACAGAGGCATGTGCCGCACGAGCACGTTTCAAGGTTTAACGATATCGTTTGCATTTGGAGAATAAAAGCAGTGTCACCGACACTCCGAAACATCGAGGTTGTTAACAACAGTTCGGTACTAATTACAAAAGAGATTGAAATGGGGATTTTTGAATCGCTGTGCAACCCTCATATGCTAAGACTGAATAAAGAGTTTAAAGCTTGCTTCGATGCCCTCTTCAAATACTTCTATGATGAGAAGAACGAATTTTTAAATGTTACTAACCCGAAAAGTCTAAATACATTTCTGGCGGGGGTCATATACTGTTGGTGTGAAGGATCTGACGAAGAGATCAAATGGGCTGGAtcgtttttgaaaaagttaCACAAGGAAAAATTTACATTCACGGGTAAAACTCTACCGCCAGATATCCTACAAGAGGTGTACTTCCATTTACTGTTTTTGGAGAATCCTTCCAATTGGAATGAAACGGTAATTTCCCAGTTCTGGACTAGATTCTTCCCCATTCTCAGCCTGTTCGATATGTCAGTATTCAATGAGCACTTTGTCACTCCTAAAAATATCGAATCTTTGAAACAATCAATAAGATATCCCATCGTATCCATTTTCATCTTGTGGTACAATCATCTCTCCAAAAACTATAATGACAAACCATTGGATATTCTTTTGAAGGTCATGAGGATGTTTTTAGAAAAGATGGGACCCGTTTTCTGGCAAGAGATAGAACCTTACACTTTCCACAGCATTTTGGATaacatctttgaaaaatccACGTTTGCGACAAAACTCATCAAGACCCAGAACGAACCGCTACCTCATAACGACCTTGACAAACTCTTTACAAAGGGGAATATTGACGATTTGCTCTCTTGGAATCTTCCATTCTACCATTCACTATCTACTTCCAAAAGGATCCAAATGGTGAAAAAGGTTTCCATTGCATTTCTCAGAATAATTGCCAACTTCCCTGATCTTAAACCTCTTCCTAAGGCCTGCCTGATGAATTCATCTACAGCGTTATTGTCCGCGGTTCTAACCATAAAGGAAGAGGAACGTTCACaactctactacaatgagGACTTTCAAACAGTTCTATTTACGAAGACTGATTCGAGGACTTTGATGAACAATCCTATGGTCCAAAGTATGGTTATCAAGTCAGCAACAAACCCATCAGAAGTTTACCCTGGTTTGGGGAACTCTGCGACGTCTATTGCCAGATCAGCTATGCTGGTCTTGACAAAATGTATCGATTTCGATATTCTTTTACTCTGCCAAAGAACTTATAAACTTTACATGGGTAAGGCGATTAGCGACTACCCGTTACCGCTAACACTACTGGAAAATGTGGTAACCAAAGTCGATTTGCGGTCATTTCACGATGGCCCCTTACTCGCTAAAGAGCTTTTAATCTCTTTGAGGAACATCAACGGCCTCCTTCCAGTCAACATCAAATCCGCAACTGTCGAAAAACACAACAATACGGTAATCACATTCATTTATTTCTCTACCAAACTTATAGAAAAGTTTGCTGATATTTTACCCCAGCAGATGTCAACAATTTTGTGTGATAAAGAAGCTTCACAAGGGTTTTGGTCGTGTGTCTTTTCGTCCGACTCGCAGCTTTACCAAGAGGCAACAAATATGTTGTACGACACATTCGACGTCGAAGGTAGGTTTGAGGGGATTCAAGCTTTACTGCATAAATCTTTAAACAATCAACTAGATGCTATTAATATAGTGTTGAGCCAGCTGATCAAATGTGAGTTTTATGAACCATGTCCTAGAGCAGTCAGAGTTCTCATGGATGTTATTAGCGTATTCTCTGATCCAGTTACAGGCCTAATCTCTAATTACtcgactttgaaagatgagTCATCGGATAGAACTGTCGCCAAGTTTTGGTCCCTGATTTGGTCGTTTTTAGACACGATATACCGATGCACTCTGAAGTGGGCTGCCAAATATGACTACTCagaacttgaaaaatttactAAGGATACACTGGAATTAACCAACTCGCTAGTCGGATCATACAGAGAAATATCCGACATTTTGCATGGCAGTGGATTTgaccttttcaaaaatattcgCAAGGCTTTCAAAAACATGTTATATTGGCTACGTTTAAGCGATGAGGAGCTACTTGATTCATGCGTCAAACTAATAATATCAACGGTTGACTTGGCTTGCGAAAAAAACATCAAGTTTGACGATGAAATTATAGACGCAATGGTTCGCTATGCCTCAAAGGCAAAAACATATTCAAATAAACTAAGCGACTCCCAAACTTCTGAGATTCTATCCAAAGCCAGATTGTGTGATAGCGCACTTACAGACCGAGTAGttaaagaaactgaagcTTATCATAAGGCAAAGCAGATGGCCAAATTACAAGCTACAGAGAGCAAAAAGAAGCAGAGTGATGCTTTAGAGAATAAAGCCGATTTTCTGCATAGGAAGGCTACATCATCTTCACTTATGAGCCGCCCAAAGAGTTCTCAACCTAAAATAACGGCGTTTGGTAGTATGCAACCAGGTGAATATGTCTCGTTGAAAACAACTAAAGCAGCGAAGCCAATGTCCAGAATGGAACAAGCTAGAAGACAGCTGCTAAACAACAGAATTGTCCATCCTCCAAGCACATCTGTATTTAACAGTAAACCGTCCGTTCATCCCACGGAACGTCGTAACTCCAGCAGTGATGAGAGTGAAGATGATGGTGATATCGAAACCGCCAGGGAACTGTTTGCCTCGACAAAGAACAAAGGAAAGGGGATTGGAATTTTAGATATCAACGGCCAAACAATCAAAAAAGATACAAGTGCTGAACAGAAAAGacgggaagaagaaaacatgAGAAGGAGATTAAATGTCGAAATTAATTCCTTGTACGACGTCATCCTACAATGGGATTATAATAGGTCTGATGAATATCCAACAGACAAGAGGGGTGATAGCTATGCCGATGTGAAGGATGCGTTCAGATCTGTAGAGGAGTATCGAAGCATTATGAAACCTTTACTTCTACTTGAATGCTGGCAAGGTTTATGCTCTGCTCGTGATAGGGAAGATAATCGACCTTTTAGCATAATTGTCGGGAATAGAACTGCTGTATCTGACTTTTATGAAGTTTATGCCTCAGTATCAAAGCAAATGATTCAGGACTCAAGTGTTAGCGAGTCCGATTTGATTGTTCTAGCCTACTTACCTGACGTCAGAACAGGCGAAAAGCTATCGAGTGagaatttcaaaagagcTCAAAACACTTGTCTTGCAAAAGTCCGGACAATCAAACACACCAAGGGCAATGCTGTTGATCTCACTCTCAGAATCCATCGTAATCATCACTTCTCAAAATTCTTAGTTTTACGTTCCGAAATTCATGCCGTGAAAGTCATGCAGATGACTACTGTAGAGAGAGAATATCAAACTCTAGAAGGGCTGGAGTATTACGACTTGGTTGACCAAATCTTACTGGCAAAACCACCTCCAGCATACTCGTTATCCCCAGAGGAAATTGAGGTTGTGAAAAATAACTACAAGCTAAACAAATCCCAAGCGGAAGCCATTGTGAATACCGTAATTAAAGATGGGTTTTCTCTTATCCAGGGTCCTCCAGGTACCGGTAAAACAAAAACTATTTTGGGAATCATAGGATACTTTTtatcaacaagaaggacagCTCCATCCAATGTTATCAAGATTCCGGGGGAGAAGGCAACTTTATCACTGGAACAGCAACtaaagaagcaaaaaattttgattTGCGCGCCTAGTaatgctgctgttgatgaaatCTGTTTGAGACTGAAAAGTGGTGTCTATGATGCGCATGGGAAGCTGTTCCAACCTAATTTGGTTAGAATTGGGCGGTCTGATGTCGTAAATGTTGCTATCAAGGACTTGACTCTTGAGGAACTAGTTGAAAGAAGACTTTCTCAAAACAGTTACGAATTTACTCAAAACTCCGAATTGGATCGCAAATTTAACAACGCCGTTACCAAAAGAAGACAGCTCAGAGATCAATTGAATGCGGAAGATGGATCTCCAGTTAGTAAACTGTCATCAGAGGACATCACAAAACTGCAATTAGAAATCAGAGAACTGAGCAAAGAGATCAACGAACTTGGTAAACAGCGGGATGAGATCAGGGAAAAGAACTCTGTTAATTATAGAAGCAGGGATCTTCACAGAAGAAATGCTCAGGTCCAAATCCTTGCAAATAGTAATATCATCTGTTCTACCCTGTCAGGATCTGCTCATGATGTTCTCGCCACCTTGGGTATTACATTTGATACGGTAATCATTGATGAGGCATGTCAGTGTACAGAGTTATCTGCCATTATCCCACTGAGGTATGGTGGTAAACGTTGTATTATGGTTGGTGATCCAAATCAGTTGCCGCCAACTGTGTTATCTGGTGCTGCCAGCAACTTCAAATACAATCAATCTTTATTTGTCAGGATGGAGAAAAACTCTCAACCGTACTTGCTAAATGTCCAATACCGTATGCATCCCGATATTAGCAGTTTCCCTTCCAAAGAATTTTATGACGGAAAGCTAACTGACGGTCCTGGTATGGAAGAGATAAACAAGAGGCCGTGGCATTCTTGTCCTCCTCTGTCACCGTATAAGTTCTTTGATATAGCTATGGGAAGGCAGGAACAAAACCTCAAAAGCATGTCTTTCACAAACGCTGAGGAGGTTAGGGCCGCGTTGAAGCTGATTGATCATTTATTCAAAAAGTTTGATAACACAGTGAATTTTACCGGAAAGATTGGTATAATTTCGCCTTATAGGGAGCAAATGTTGAGGATGAGAAGAGAGTTTACTAGACAGTTTGGTGGTTCCATCACCAAATACATCGATTTCAACACCATCGATGGTTTTCAAGGCCAAGAGAAGGAGattattattatatctTGTGTTAGAGCTGATGACACAAAATCTAGCGTTgggtttttgaaggatttcAGGCGTATGAATGTTGCATTTACCAGAGCTAAGACAAGTATGTGGATATTAGGACATCAAAGGTCCCTGGTTAAGAACAAGCTTTGGAGAAACCTAATCGAAGACGCAAGAAATCGGAATATGATAGAAATGATCGGTCCAaactttctctttgaaaacccGACAAATAAAACTGTGGTACAATCGGCTTTGAGACGTTTTTCTGCAGAAGAAACCGATAGCTATGATCCGATGGAAGTAAAAGagacaacaagaaaaaggaaactgCAGTCGGATGCTAAACCTGATGTTGTGAcccaaaagaaagagaaaggtCCAGAGGGCGAACAGAGTTTGGAGCAGAAAAGtaagaagttgaagaaaagtaaaaaggaaaaacgGGAAAGCTCCAAAACTGCGAAGAAATCTGATACATTAAATACTGCCACCggaaccaagaaaaaatctTCTATATTTGGTGCACCATCTTTGAGTGATAGTTTACCGAAAAATCTCTACATCAACGACGAAGCCagtaaagaaaagaagaagagagaaaggAAAGCGGTCAAACACATCACATTTTCTGAGACGCCGACCTCCATTCCAAATGTCGAGGAGTACAAAAGCTTGATACCTTCAAAAGACTTGCCCAAACCGACGTCCAGCATATACAAAAGTATGAAAGAGgatcaagaaacaaaaagaaatctAGTGACAGATCACGCTCCAACGAAAGATAACGATGACTATATACCCACGATAGGGCCCTCATCAATTGAAAGAGCGAATCCTGCTATTAGAGATGTTAAAAAATCTTCTGGTACTGTTGGGAAAACCACCAAACCAACGCACGAATCTGATAATAATGTACCAAACACAGCAAAACCGAAAACTATCCCCAAAACAACTGACAAAGACTTAGCCTCATTTTCAAATGAGAATATAATCACTTTGCCGGACAATGACGAATACATTCCGAAGCCTGCTGTCGTTGTTCAAACagacaagaaaacaaaCCATCAACAATCCAGCGAGAACACTGAACCGTTAGTGACACTTACAGATCACAACAGTGCTCCACCATCTACGCtagctgctgctgcattTAAGATTCAGCTGGGACCCCAAACCGTAAGCCTACCAACCGGCCCCAAACAACCTCACCCACAACGTAATCCAGCAATGGGCAAACCGCCGGGCAGACGTGGACCAAAGGCCAATTCGTCTAGCATGTTTATCCCCAAGAGAAAGAGACCTTTCTAA
- the CRN1 gene encoding coronin (similar to Saccharomyces cerevisiae CRN1 (YLR429W); ancestral locus Anc_4.309) produces MSGKFVRASKYRHVFGQAAKRELQYENIKVTNNAWDSNLIKTNGKFISVNWNSSGGGAFSVIPIEEVGKSPEQIPLFRGHTAHVLDTDFDPFNQRRLASGSDDSKIGIWDIPEDYSFHNYLDSNGDPKDIKPVKMLAGHSRKVGHVLYHPLAQDILASSSLDYTVKIWNVETGEVLFTLKHPDMVTSMSFSYNGAHLATVARDKKLRVWDVRKGEVVSEGTAHAGAKNQRVVWLGNSDRLATTGFSKLSDRQIGIWDAFHLENGDLGGFYTVDQSSGILMPFYDDSNKILYLAGKGDGNIRYYEFQNDELFELSEYQSTVAQRGFAVVPKYLVNIKENEVLRGFKTVVDQRIEPISFYVPRKSEEFQEDIYPDAPSDKPALTAEEWVSGKEVDGPILVSMKDVFDGCAPSFHAAEKSTLEVKEEKKEEPKKEEPKKEEPKKEEPQKKSPSPSASKESGTLSDRLGSDNSVGKLLQKASDLDTVNNTEDPAKDTSGWDDEDDKPRSPEPVVISKEPIKKQAEPVVKRPEEEPKQEPTSIATDRTEKTTDPVKPSEESKKTTPTPSSTAPPASTPAAKTASGGAKSMGLKQSVEKLSSLVLDLEQVVEKLTKANLDKDERLEALEKSMQQLLDKKN; encoded by the coding sequence ATGAGTGGTAAGTTTGTGCGTGCGTCCAAGTACAGACACGTTTTTGGGCAGGCAGCCAAGCGGGAACTGCAGTATGAAAATATTAAGGTTACCAACAACGCTTGGGATTCTAACCTGATTAAGACCAACGGGAAGTTCATCTCTGTTAATTGGAACTCGTCAGGTGGGGGTGCCTTCTCTGTGATTCCAATTGAGGAGGTGGGCAAATCTCCAGAACAAATACCGCTGTTTAGAGGCCATACTGCCCATGTATTGGACACCGATTTCGATCCGTTCAACCAACGCAGATTGGCGTCCGGGTCTGATGACTCTAAGATTGGGATCTGGGATATTCCCGAGGACTACTCCTTCCACAACTACCTGGACTCCAATGGCGATCCCAAGGATATTAAACCTGTCAAAATGCTGGCGGGCCACTCCAGGAAAGTTGGGCATGTACTTTATCATCCGTTGGCGCAGGACATCTTGGCTTCCTCCTCGTTAGATTACACTGTCAAGATCTGGAATGTCGAGACTGGTGAAGTTTTGTTTACTTTGAAACATCCGGACATGGTCACCTCTATGTCTTTCTCCTATAATGGTGCTCACTTGGCAACCGTTGCTAGGGATAAGAAGCTGCGAGTATGGGATGTAAGAAAGGGTGAAGTAGTCAGTGAAGGTACCGCTCATGCGGGGGCCAAAAACCAAAGGGTTGTCTGGCTGGGCAACTCCGACAGATTGGCTACCACTGGCTTCTCCAAACTAAGTGACCGCCAGATTGGTATCTGGGATGCGttccatttggaaaatggGGATCTTGGCGGGTTTTACACCGTTGATCAGTCGTCTGGTATTTTAATGCCATTCTACGACGACAGTAACAAGATTTTGTACCTAGCGGGTAAAGGTGACGGTAACATTAGGTACTAtgaatttcaaaatgacGAACTGTTTGAATTATCTGAGTACCAATCCACTGTTGCACAGAGAGGATTTGCCGTTGTACCCAAGTACTTGGTTAACATCAAGGAAAACGAGGTGTTGAGAGGTTTTAAGACCGTAGTGGACCAACGTATCGAACcaatttcattttacgTCCCCAGGAAATCCGAGGAATTCCAAGAGGACATATACCCAGATGCCCCATCGGATAAACCTGCATTGACAGCAGAGGAATGGGTTTCTGGAAAGGAAGTGGATGGTCCAATTTTAGTCAGCATGAAGGATGTTTTTGATGGTTGCGCCCCAAGCTTCCATGCCGCTGAAAAGTCCACGTTAGAAGTCaaggaggaaaagaaggaagaaccTAAGAAGGAGGAACCTAAGAAGGAGGAACCTAAGAAGGAAGAGCCTCAGAAGAAGTCTCCCTCTCCATCCGCTTCTAAGGAATCGGGCACTTTGAGTGACAGACTAGGCTCTGATAACTCTGTCGGGAAGCTGTTGCAGAAGGCGTCGGACCTTGATACTGTCAACAACACGGAAGACCCGGCCAAGGACACGTCTGGCTGggacgacgaagacgacaAGCCTCGCTCTCCAGAGCCTGTTGTCATATCTAAGGAGCCGATCAAGAAGCAAGCTGAACCAGTTGTCAAGCgcccagaagaagagcCCAAACAGGAACCCACTTCAATAGCCACAGACAGAACTGAAAAGACAACCGACCCAGTCAAGCCAAGTGAGGAGTCCAAGAAAACCACACCCACTCCCAGCTCGACAGCACCTCCCGCAAGCACACCTGCTGCAAAAACCGCTTCAGGAGGAGCCAAATCCATGGGACTGAAGCAATCTGTTGAAAAGCTATCCTCCCTCGTCCTGGATCTGGAACAAGTCGTTGAGAAGTTGACGAAGGCTAACCTCGACAAGGACGAACGCCTGGAGGCACTAGAGAAGAGCATGCAACAGCTGctggacaagaagaactga
- the MAG2 gene encoding RING-type E3 ubiquitin transferase MAG2 (similar to Saccharomyces cerevisiae MAG2 (YLR427W); ancestral locus Anc_4.308): MSSVNSGQVNNSTKSMSDEKKPTTIPGDQSRLVKEQNRQTNRRTSTERAMSSKDVRERGKGGGRQRTGQYKRQQKTFDGSNPYQHEQALDFSLQEELANGSFKAQGRKAKLSINHLLDFQLPEVEKSNERRRANFSRRRISDSEHISLTGDAFINVNYRLLVKEGHEYQEQDHNPNAIVPDDLTVRIIVPRGQNCPICLCDEPVAPQMVTCGHIFCRSCLINFFSVEEVIKNNETGHVKKRKYKDCPLCNNIVRPQRVKNVLYETLYAENQKPRPGKEINLKLMCRPLESMLALPIVLNIDPCSVGNIPDITMTEASKYAKIMKCDLQYTLHLLDNDINAIKTQYEIDHAMYNESDKFSNLAIEQINDEISQLLSTSEEIPGETTLSKGLFQLNLGDQNTMIYDDKTAFFFYQTSFDTSTKYFLSPLDIKILLAIFESYSNFPPDLNVTLENVHYGNIVTESLIRRYKYMGHLALGTEIAYVDLDWRKIDFVSRETLSQFNSELKQRRRQFTIKKQKEDKMKKLYEVKLEEEQAAFYKSERADYVSYVDSAEFQKLMNSEVMLDSLAGAKDRHVLDKEEKHKNRTYRENTVWGTSIQRISDEKTSKENEEFTAMLLQRMQENSAESSGFEPTSAGTDKSQKKKKKKGKVLLFST, translated from the coding sequence ATGTCCAGTGTGAACAGTGGACAAGTGAACAACTCGACAAAATCCATGTCAGACGAAAAAAAGCCAACCACAATTCCGGGAGATCAATCGAGACTGGTCAAGGAGCAGAATAGACAAACAAACCGAAGAACATCAACCGAGAGGGCTATGTCTTCGAAGGATGTTAGGGAGAGAGGTAAAGGAGGTGGTAGACAACGTACTGGACAGTATAAGAGACaacaaaaaacttttgacGGGTCTAATCCATATCAACACGAACAAGCGTTAGATTTTTCCCTTCAAGAGGAACTAGCCAATGGCAGTTTCAAAGCTCAAGGCCGGAAAGCCAAACTTTCCATTAACCATCTGTTAGATTTCCAATTGCCAGAAGTGGAGAAATCTAAcgaaagaagaagagccaacttttcaagaagaaggatttCTGATTCTGAACATATCAGCCTGACTGGTGACGCGTTCATCAATGTCAACTATCGATTACTTGTTAAAGAGGGCCACGAAtaccaagaacaagatcatAATCCAAACGCCATAGTTCCAGATGATCTAACGGTACGAATCATTGTACCACGTGGCCAAAACTGCCCCATATGTCTGTGTGACGAACCAGTGGCTCCACAAATGGTCACATGTGGACACATCTTTTGCCGTAGTTGTCtgatcaatttcttttccgtCGAAGAAGTCATCAAGAACAATGAAACGGGCCATGTtaaaaagaggaaatacAAGGACTGTCCTCTTTGTAATAACATTGTGAGACCCCAGAGGGTCAAGAACGTTCTCTATGAGACTTTATACGCAGAAAACCAAAAACCTAGACCTGGAAAGGAGATCAACCTAAAACTGATGTGCAGACCGTTAGAGTCTATGTTAGCTTTACCAATCGTTCTGAATATCGATCCTTGTTCGGTGGGTAACATCCCTGATATAACGATGACCGAAGCGTCCAAATACGCAAAGATAATGAAGTGTGACTTACAGTACACTTTACACCTTCTTGATAACGATATCAATGCAATCAAAACGCAATATGAGATTGATCATGCAATGTACAATGAGAGTGACAAATTCTCTAATTTAGCCATAGAACAGATCAATGATGAAATATCACAGTTACTTTCCACTAGTGAGGAGATACCGGGAGAGACAACACTGTCGAAAGGACTCTTCCAGCTAAATCTGGGGGATCAAAACACTATGATTTACGACGATAAAACAGCTTTTTTCTTCTACCAGACTTCCTTTGATACATCAACAAAATACTTCTTGTCGCCGTTGGATATAAAAATACTGTTAGCCATTTTTGAATCCTATTCCAACTTCCCACCAGACTTGAATGTAACTCTCGAAAACGTGCATTACGGGAACATTGTCACAGAATCGTTGATTCGTCGATACAAATACATGGGCCATTTAGCACTCGGTACGGAGATCGCATACGTGGATCTCGATTGGAGGAAGATAGATTTTGTCTCAAGGGAGACGCTGTCGCAATTCAACTCTGAGCTGAAACAGAGGCGCAGACAATTCACCATCAAGAAGCAGAAGGAGgacaagatgaagaagctgTACGAGGTTAAACTGGAGGAAGAACAAGCCGCCTTTTATAAATCGGAGAGAGCAGACTATGTGTCGTACGTGGACTCCGCAGAGTTCCAAAAGTTAATGAATTCGGAGGTAATGTTGGACTCGTTAGCCGGTGCTAAGGACCGGCACGTACTGGacaaggaagaaaaacacAAGAATAGAACGTACCGGGAGAATACAGTGTGGGGCACATCAATTCAGAGGATATCGGATGAAAAGACCTCCAAGGAGAACGAAGAGTTCACGGCGAtgctccttcaaagaatgcaAGAGAATAGTGCGGAATCGTCGGGCTTCGAACCCACTAGTGCGGGAACTGATAAGagccaaaaaaagaagaaaaagaaaggtaaAGTGCTTCTGTTTAGTACCTGA